From the Longimicrobiaceae bacterium genome, the window AGATGGTGATGCCGGGGGACAACGTGCAGATGACGGTGGAGCTGATCACGCCGATCGCGATGGAGAAGGAGCTGCGCTTTGCGATTCGCGAGGGCGGCCGGACGGTGGGCGCCGGGGTGGTGACGGAGATTCTGGAGTAGAGAGAAGGGGTATCCGTCGCACGTTATCCGCTATCCGTTTGGCGCCTCGCGCACTGGTGCGCAATCGGACATTTGGTTCCATGTTTCTGACGGATAACGGATATCGGATAACGGATAACGGATAACCTACAGACGACCAGTCGGCGCTTCCACGAAGGAGCCAGACCGATGCGCGACAAGATCATCCTCTCCTGCACCGAGTGTAAGGAGCGGAACTACCACAAGACGAAGAACAAGCGGCTCCACCCGGAGCGGGTGGAGTACCGCAAGTACTGCCCGCGGTGCAACAAGCACACGCCGCACAGGGAAACGAAGTAATTCGGCGGCCGTCCGCGGGTGCGACGACATCGGCGCGCCCGCCTTCGGTCCGCTCTCCTCTAGTCGATCCTCTGCCGCATGGCTGACAGGCTTCGTACCGTTCAGGGCTTCGTGAGCGACGTCCGGACGGAAATGCAGAAGGTGACCTGGCCCGACTGGCCGCAACTGAAGAACTCGACCTTCGTGATCGTGGTCTTCGTTGCGGTCCTCGCGCTGGTCATCTTCGTCATGGACTTCGTGTCGCGGAGGCTGCTGGAGCTGCTCTCCAGCATCTTTGGAGGGTAGGGGGCCATGGCCGAGGCGAAGTGGTACGCCATCCAGACCTATTCGGGCCACGAGAACAAGGTCCAGCGGCTGATCCAGCGGCGCATCGACGAGGAGCCGGGCGAGCCGGAGGAGAAGCAGATCCAGGAGGTGGTAGTTCCGACCCAGGAGGTCGTGGAGCTGCGCAACGGCAAGCGGGTCACGGTCACGCGCCGTCTCTACCCCGGGTACGTGCTGGTGAAGATGCAGTACAACCAGCGGACCGCGCACCTGATCAACAACATTCAGGGCGTGATCAAGTTCCTGGGCACGGGGGCCGAGCCGCAGCCGCT encodes:
- the rpmG gene encoding 50S ribosomal protein L33, whose product is MRDKIILSCTECKERNYHKTKNKRLHPERVEYRKYCPRCNKHTPHRETK
- the nusG gene encoding transcription termination/antitermination protein NusG, with product MAEAKWYAIQTYSGHENKVQRLIQRRIDEEPGEPEEKQIQEVVVPTQEVVELRNGKRVTVTRRLYPGYVLVKMQYNQRTAHLINNIQGVIKFLGTGAEPQPLHEEDLAKIFGGPAAAEEAVEEPIEHIPFTIGQVVEVIEGPFNDFSGTVQEIYPDKGKVKVEVSLFGRPTSIELDYTQLKGY
- the tuf gene encoding elongation factor Tu (EF-Tu; promotes GTP-dependent binding of aminoacyl-tRNA to the A-site of ribosomes during protein biosynthesis; when the tRNA anticodon matches the mRNA codon, GTP hydrolysis results; the inactive EF-Tu-GDP leaves the ribosome and release of GDP is promoted by elongation factor Ts; many prokaryotes have two copies of the gene encoding EF-Tu) — translated: MVMPGDNVQMTVELITPIAMEKELRFAIREGGRTVGAGVVTEILE
- the secE gene encoding preprotein translocase subunit SecE, with product MADRLRTVQGFVSDVRTEMQKVTWPDWPQLKNSTFVIVVFVAVLALVIFVMDFVSRRLLELLSSIFGG